In Aspergillus chevalieri M1 DNA, chromosome 7, nearly complete sequence, the sequence tcAAATCAATACATAAATCACTCAAAACACGAGGACTTTACAGTTGTCATCAAGCAGTCATCTGGCCAACCAGTGTGTTAGTAAAGTTCCAAAGCGGCCCAGAAGCACCAACAAAGAGCCCTCCAGTATACCAGGTGTTACGGTATCCCTGGAGAGCATTCAAGTCCTTGTAGAATCCATTCTTGATCGCATCCACAGGCACAACCAGTTCGTAGGGAGTGTGATTGCCAAACACCATAAATTCAGGGGCCACACCCCCCAATGCTTTGATGCTGGACGTGATGCTGTCCTTGACCTCTGATTCTGTCAGCGCATTCTGTGCTCCGTACCAGTACAGGAAGACTCCGTCCTCCTTGGTGGGAATGAGGGTATAGATTCCAGGAAGTTCGGGAATGTTGTAGAGAGTGTTGGCCCCGACATTGAGGTATCTGTTGCTAAAGGACAACCCGGTGTTGCGAATGAGGCCCGGGTACCATGCCGTGTAGTTGAACTGCTGGAAGAGACTGGATTCATCCGAGTCCAGCCCAAATGACTGCATATTGTCAAGCAGAAGAGGAATAGTAACCAAGATATGCTTGGCCACAATCAACTTGTTGCCGGTGGGCGTCATGACGACCAGTGTGCAGTTGGAATTGTCCGTCGGCCGTTGAGCGTTGATGACGGTCGAGTTGAGCAAAGCATCAGTACCCAGCGCCGCCTGCGCTTTCTCGTACAAGAGTTgattgttggtgttggtcaCAGCAATTGAAGATCCAGCCTCCGAGTCGAATAGGATCTTGGTGATGCCCTTGAAGATATTCACGGTCGACTGCTCCAGGATGTTGCCAACGCCAGGGAGGAGGGTGAACATGTTGTATGCTTCGGCCTCAAGACCGTATTTCGTGATGAAGTCTCCAAACGGCAGAAGGAGATCGTCAGCGACTGGATATGTCAGATCCCATCCGTAAGCCAGATCCGGGTATCTGTCCAACTGCTCAATATACGCAGTGAAATTGGATCCCACAGTGAAGTTGGAGAGCACCTGACCGGTCTTGAAATCGGCGTAGATGGCAGGTTCGGAAGGGAAGACAAAGTCCTCAATGGGCACATTGAATCGGGCGAAAAAGTCGGTGACAAGCGAAATGTTCCAGAACTCGTGGACGCCATAGTCCAGCGTTGCGCCAGTCGCAGGATCGGTATAGGTCTCAATATGGCCTCCCAGCTGTCCTTGACTCTCGATGACAACGACTGATTTGCCCCTATCCTTCAGTTTGAACGCACCGAATGTGCCTGATGAACCACCTCCAATGACGGCCACATCGCGAGTGATGATATCGCTTGGGTTATAGGAGGAAGTGTCAAATTGGGATGCTGCCAAGGTAAGGGTGGCCAGGGAACTGAAGGCTGCAAGAGACTTCATGGTTGCAGAAAATTCTGTGAAGAATATTCGTCGAGATGAATTTCGAATGCGGCATCGATCAACACCACATGGCTCTTTTTATACTCGATCCCTGACTATTCAACGTGTTTGTCATGAAGCAGGTACCAGCAACCAAAGTTAACCGTGCATATTGTCAGCATCGACGTGGTTATGTCTGATATTGTCTCAGTAGATGCTCATCATGCTGTATCCAATTATAGCATTTGGCGGACTTTCGGTTCGGGGTTTCTGTTCGGATTTCCTTCAATTTCCAACAACCAAGGATTTCGGAGTATCTGACGGAGCAAAATCATACAGTCCGGCCGGTAAGCCTTGCACCCCTTATTCTAATATTTGATTGTAGTAGAATATCGTTCCATAATGCTCAAATTTCTCTAATTTCGGGTCTCTAATTACATGTTCAAGCCATCATGTGTGACTTCTCCCGGTACCAAGACGTGATCGGACAACTGCCTCTCCTGAAGAGTTACAGTCATCTCTGTCTGTCCTTTCCAATCGAAGACTCGTCACCTAGAGAC encodes:
- a CDS encoding uncharacterized protein (COG:O;~EggNog:ENOG410PI0U;~InterPro:IPR036188;~PFAM:PF01593,PF13450;~SECRETED:SignalP(1-16);~antiSMASH:Cluster_7.2), producing the protein MKSLAAFSSLATLTLAASQFDTSSYNPSDIITRDVAVIGGGSSGTFGAFKLKDRGKSVVVIESQGQLGGHIETYTDPATGATLDYGVHEFWNISLVTDFFARFNVPIEDFVFPSEPAIYADFKTGQVLSNFTVGSNFTAYIEQLDRYPDLAYGWDLTYPVADDLLLPFGDFITKYGLEAEAYNMFTLLPGVGNILEQSTVNIFKGITKILFDSEAGSSIAVTNTNNQLLYEKAQAALGTDALLNSTVINAQRPTDNSNCTLVVMTPTGNKLIVAKHILVTIPLLLDNMQSFGLDSDESSLFQQFNYTAWYPGLIRNTGLSFSNRYLNVGANTLYNIPELPGIYTLIPTKEDGVFLYWYGAQNALTESEVKDSITSSIKALGGVAPEFMVFGNHTPYELVVPVDAIKNGFYKDLNALQGYRNTWYTGGLFVGASGPLWNFTNTLVGQMTA